Genomic window (Vibrio sp. NTOU-M3):
CTCAAACCACTCCAATTCCGCATTATCATCATACCCAGGACGATAAAACACAACGGGAACTTCATCATTTCTCTTTAGGCGCCTATCATCAATAACCATCGACTTTGCAGATTCTATTGCATCAACTGCTGCCTGCTTTAAGGTTACCAAGCGTTTTTCAGGCAACGCAGATAAGAAATCAATATCGTGGCGTATGTATACAGGCCTTAACTGGTTAAGAGCCAAACACGCTAGGTCTGCCAACTGTTCATTATTAAATTGATCAACATATTCTTTCTTTGCGAGAACTTGCCCAACGAGAGTTTCCATATAGTTATGTACATCGACACTGATTTGCATACACCTAACTCCTACCTTTAATTCAAAATCCACACTATCAAGCATCTAGTATATGAATAAATTTGTTCAAGAAAGCAAAAATTCAAATACTTATTGTTCATTTATTCATTGTAGCTCATACTTGAAGCCGATTTTGCACTTTTAGTTTAGTAAAAAGCTTGGAAAATCATTAAATAGAAGTATGCTAAGTAATTTGTCATTATCTCATTCGGTTAGGCTCACTAGATGTCTTTTTCGTTAGTCACGTCGAACTGGTTTCGTTTGTCGTTTCCATTATTATTACTAACTTTGATCAGTTTAGGAATGAGTAACGTCATTTCAGTAACGAAAGCAAATATCGATTTTGCTTCAAACTTACCATTTGTATTGTTCGTTTCAGTTATTTTGTTAGGACACGCATTCAAACAAAGCCGTATTGCGATGGTGTCTACAGCAATGCTTACCGCGTACTGGATAATTATAAATTG
Coding sequences:
- a CDS encoding late competence development ComFB family protein, producing the protein MQISVDVHNYMETLVGQVLAKKEYVDQFNNEQLADLACLALNQLRPVYIRHDIDFLSALPEKRLVTLKQAAVDAIESAKSMVIDDRRLKRNDEVPVVFYRPGYDDNAELEWFEKPLIQTKHGKKE